A single window of Aythya fuligula isolate bAytFul2 chromosome Z, bAytFul2.pri, whole genome shotgun sequence DNA harbors:
- the SLC45A2 gene encoding membrane-associated transporter protein: protein MTLTKQSFHRALPPPSEVAMTNLDHTRGKEKAMQQSVTRTGMVVPKKRLTGRLVMHSMAMFGREFCYAVEAAFVTPVLLSVGLPKSLYSLVWLISPILGFMLQPVVGSASDHCTCSWGRRRPFILGLGIIMLVGMALYLNGDEMISAFIDGRDKQQTWAIVVTMLGVVLFDFAADFIDGPIKAYLFDVCSHQDKEKGLHYHALFTGLGGALGYLTGAVDWGQTILGYSLTSEFQVIFLLSALVFLICLTVHLRSIPEVPLRYNKEETKLLLEVTDPRKYSSIEEIRNGYIACTEINAAAKPKKHAATSRTETQRRMTLKSLLKTLFSMPSHYRYLCVSHLFGWMAFLSNMLFFTDFMGQVVYQGSPYAPHNSTVYLTYRRGVEVGCWGLCINAISSSVYSYLQKILLQYIGLKGLYFIGYLLFGLGTGLIGLFPNVYSTLALCSLFGVMSSTLYTVPFQLIAEYHREEEVQSLREDEQDTDHRRGKGIDCAALTCMVQLAQIILGVGLGLLVSVAGSVVTVISASMVSLIGCCFVAFCVRYVG from the exons ATGACCTTAACCAAACAGAGCTTCCACAGGGCCCTTCCACCCCCTTCTGAGGTGGCCATGACCAACCTGGACCACAccagagggaaagagaaggctATGCAGCAATCCGTGACCAGGACTGGGATGGTGGTACCGAAGAAGCGACTGACGGGAAGGCTGGTCATGCACAGCATGGCGATGTTTGGCAGGGAGTTCTGCTATGCTGTGGAGGCTGCCTTTGTCACGCCGGTGCTGCTCAGTGTAGGGCTGCCCAAGAGCCTCTACAGTCTGGTGTGGCTCATCAGCCCGATCCTGGGcttcatgctgcagcccgtggtaGGTTCAGCCAGTGATCACTGCACCTGTagctggggcaggaggcgaCCGTTCATTCTGGGTCTGGGCATCATAATGCTGGTAGGCATGGCTTTGTACCTCAATGGGGACGAGATGATCTCAG CTTTCATCGATGGGAGAGACAAGCAGCAGACGTGGGCAATAGTTGTTACCATGCTGGGAGTAGTGCTTTTTGATTTTGCAGCTGACTTTATTGATGGCCCTATCAAAGCATATTTATTTGATGTCTGCTCTCATCAGGATAAAGAGAAGGGTCTGCATTACCATGCCCTCTTCACAG GCTTAGGAGGAGCCCTGGGTTACCTGACAGGTGCTGTGGATTGGGGTCAAACCATACTAGGATATTCCTTAACATCAGAATTCCAGGTGATTTTCCTCTTGTCAGCCTTGGTTTTCCTAATCTGCCTTACTGTACATCTGCGCAGTATTCCTGAAGTCCCGCTCAGATATAACAAAGAAGAGACAAAGTTATTGTTGGAAGTGACTGACCCCAGGAAGTATAGCTCCATAGAGGAAATCAGGAATGGATACATAGCATGTACTGAAATAAACgctgcagcaaaaccaaagaaacatgCTGCTACATCACGTACAGAG ACTCAAAGGCGGATGACCCTTAAATCACTCTTGAAGACGCTTTTCAGCATGCCATCCCACTATCGCTATCTGTGTGTGAGCCACCTCTTTGGATGGATGGCTTTCCTGTCCAACATGCTCTTCTTCACGGATTTCATGGGACAG GTTGTATACCAAGGTAGTCCTTATGCACCTCATAACTCCACGGTTTACCTTACCTACAGAAGAGGTGTAGAGGTTGGATGCTGGGGGCTGTGCATCAATGCAATTTCATCCTCAGTCTATTCTT acCTGCAGAAAATCCTTCTGCAATACATAGGATTAAAGGGACTTTATTTCATTGGATACCTACTTTTTGGATTGGGTACTGGATTAATTGGCTTGTTTCCCAATGTCTATTCCACTCTGGCTCTGTGTTCCCTCTTTGGTGTCATGTCCAGCACACTGTACACAGTGCCATTCCAACTCATTGCAGAGTATCACAGAGAAGAAGAG GTACAGAGTCTGCGAGAAGATGAACAAGACACAGATCACAGGCGAGGGAAGGGCATCGACTGCGCTGCTCTCACCTGCATGGTCCAGCTGGCCCAGATCATTCTTGGTGTGGGCCTGGGGCTCTTGGTTAGTGTAGCTGGCAGTGTGGTCACTGTGATTTCTGCATCGATGGTGTCACTGATCGGCTGctgctttgttgctttttgtgttcGATATGTGGGGTAG